GGCTCGGGGGCAGGCTCGGGGGCAGGCTCGGGGGCAGGCTCGGGGGCAGGCCTGGCACTCCGCCTGGCAAAGGGTCTGGCGGTGGACCCGGGAACAGGACCGGCAGGGGGCCCGGGAATAGAATCAGCAGGGGGCCCGGGAACAGGACCGGCAGGGGGCCCGGGAATAGAATCGGCAGGGGGCCCGGGAACAGAATCGGCAGGGGGCCCGGGAACAGAATCGGCAGGGGGGCCGGAAACAGAATCGGCAGGGGGCGGAACCTTCGCGGAGGGAGCCTCCCTGGCGGTAACCGCAAGAATCATCGTGTCGGTCTCCGCAACAGATCCCGGCATCTGTGGTGCCTTGTCAGGGGTTTTGACGGTATCCCTGCGCTGCTCAAGCTCTGAAAGGTTGACGGCATAGCCTGACTCAACCTTCCTGTCCGTCTCGCGCTTCCTCTGGGCGGCTTTGTCATTAAAAAGCTTCTTCACTGCAGGTACAGAATAGAAAAGATCATAAAAGTCCTTTTTTCCCAGGGAAAAGACTTCCACAGACTCTTCGGCCAGCAATGTGGCAGTCCGCTCCCTTCCCTCCATAAGGGCAATCTCGCCGAAATAGGTGAGAGGGCTGAGAGTGCCTACAAGGACATACTGCTCAAAGCCTTTCTCCGCCCAGATGCTCACGTTTCCCTTCACAAGGATGAAAAAAGCGCCCCCTGATCTCCCCTGCTTGAGGATCGAGTCACCTTTCTCGAAAGTGACGCGTGAAAACTTCAAGGCAAGCTCTTCAAACTTCGCCCCTGAGAGGTGCTTTATGAAGCCAAGCTCCTGAAAAGCCGACAGAAGCCTCTCTTTTTCAGCGGGATCAAGTGCCACGGGGAGTCACCATCCTTGCGGGATCTCATGGAAATATACAAGGCCACCGGCGGGCATGCAT
This is a stretch of genomic DNA from Candidatus Eremiobacterota bacterium. It encodes these proteins:
- a CDS encoding cyclic nucleotide-binding domain-containing protein: MALDPAEKERLLSAFQELGFIKHLSGAKFEELALKFSRVTFEKGDSILKQGRSGGAFFILVKGNVSIWAEKGFEQYVLVGTLSPLTYFGEIALMEGRERTATLLAEESVEVFSLGKKDFYDLFYSVPAVKKLFNDKAAQRKRETDRKVESGYAVNLSELEQRRDTVKTPDKAPQMPGSVAETDTMILAVTAREAPSAKVPPPADSVSGPPADSVPGPPADSVPGPPADSIPGPPAGPVPGPPADSIPGPPAGPVPGSTARPFARRSARPAPEPAPEPAPEPAPEP